From Corynebacterium pseudotuberculosis:
TTGGGTATGAGGTGCTCGCTAGTCCCAGCACTTTGTCTCAAATGCGCAGAGGCGAAGAATTCTTTGTCCTGACTACGATGGTGGTCAGAGAAGACTCCCAAACTCTTTATGGGTTTGCTAGTGATGAAGCTCGGCAGATGTTTACGCTGCTGCAGACTGTCTCTGGACTAGGGCCAAAGCTGGCGTTGGCGGCACAATCAGTGTTGTCAGCAGTGGATTTAGCTCAGGCGATTGCTAATCAGGATGCAAAAACTCTACAACGTATCCCCGGGGTGGGAAAGCGAGTCGCAGAGCGGATTATTGTCGACCTCAAAGACAAGGTTTCAGCTTTTATTACCGATGGGGGTGCTACCCCTGCGTCGGGAGGCTCATCTTCTGCAACGAGTGATGTTTCCGCACAGGTGTTGGAGGCTCTTCTCGGACTTGGTTTTACAGAGAAAGTTGCAGAACCTGCGTTGAATTCCGTGTTGAGCGAATCTCCGAACGCTACTACATCCCAGGCGCTGCGGTTAGCCCTGAGCACGCTGGGGAAAAAGAAATAGGACGAAGGGCAGCGATAATCCATGGCAAACATAGAAAAGACAGAATTCAATATTGTTCCGTCTGGAGGCCAGGTTTCTGAGACCGGTAGACCTAAAAATGCCCCGGTCGATGCTCGTCAGCAGGCTGGCGAAAATGATGCAGAGACAACACTGCGGCCGAGAAGCATCGAGGAGTTTATCGGACAGCCTAAAGTTCGGGGACAACTTAACCTTGTGCTGACGGGTGCAAAAAAACGTGGTGTTACTCCAGACCACGTGCTGCTGTCTGGCCCACCTGGTTTGGGAAAAACAACGATGGCAATGATCATTGCCTATGAGTTGGGAACGAGCCTAAGAATGACCTCAGGGCCGGCGTTGGAGCGAGCCGGAGATCTGGCAGCGATGCTGTCTAATCTGATGGAAGGCGACGTGCTTTTTATCGATGAAATTCACAGGATGGCGCGTCCTGCAGAAGAGATGTTGTACATGGCAATGGAGGATTTTCGGATCGATGTGATCGTGGGTAAGGGGCCAGGGGCCACATCGATTCCGTTGGAACTAGCGCCGTTTACCCTTGTAGGTGCTACGACTCGCTCCGGGATGCTCACAGGTCCTTTGCGGGATCGTTTCGGTTTCACTGCACAAATGGAGTTTTATGAAAATTCTGACCTGACTAAGGTTGTGCTGCGTGCTGCTAAGATCCTTGGCGTTACCATCGATGATGCGGCGGCAATCGAGATAGCTTCGCGTTCCAGGGGAACGCCTCGTATCGCTAACCGGCTTTTGCGCCGGGTGCGGGATTTTGCAGAGGTTCACTCCGATGGGCATATCGATGTGGAGGCTGCGCGTTCGGCTTTAGTTGTGTTTGACGTGGACGAAAAAGGGCTTGATCGTCTAGACCTGGCTGTTTTGGAGGCGCTTATTAAGGGCCACGGGGGAGGGCCTGTGGGAGTAAACACACTGGCAATCGCCGTGGGGGAAGAGCCCTCGACGGTGGAAGAAGTGTGTGAGCCGTACCTAGTACGCGCAGGAATGATAACGAGAACAGGGCGGGGGCGTGTTGCCACTGCTGCAGCCTGGCGTCATTTAGGATTAGTGCCTCCGGAAGGCCTGGCACA
This genomic window contains:
- the ruvA gene encoding Holliday junction branch migration protein RuvA, coding for MIVSLRGTVASIGLGSAVIECNGVGYEVLASPSTLSQMRRGEEFFVLTTMVVREDSQTLYGFASDEARQMFTLLQTVSGLGPKLALAAQSVLSAVDLAQAIANQDAKTLQRIPGVGKRVAERIIVDLKDKVSAFITDGGATPASGGSSSATSDVSAQVLEALLGLGFTEKVAEPALNSVLSESPNATTSQALRLALSTLGKKK
- the ruvB gene encoding Holliday junction branch migration DNA helicase RuvB, which produces MANIEKTEFNIVPSGGQVSETGRPKNAPVDARQQAGENDAETTLRPRSIEEFIGQPKVRGQLNLVLTGAKKRGVTPDHVLLSGPPGLGKTTMAMIIAYELGTSLRMTSGPALERAGDLAAMLSNLMEGDVLFIDEIHRMARPAEEMLYMAMEDFRIDVIVGKGPGATSIPLELAPFTLVGATTRSGMLTGPLRDRFGFTAQMEFYENSDLTKVVLRAAKILGVTIDDAAAIEIASRSRGTPRIANRLLRRVRDFAEVHSDGHIDVEAARSALVVFDVDEKGLDRLDLAVLEALIKGHGGGPVGVNTLAIAVGEEPSTVEEVCEPYLVRAGMITRTGRGRVATAAAWRHLGLVPPEGLAHFGDESS